A genomic region of Trifolium pratense cultivar HEN17-A07 linkage group LG3, ARS_RC_1.1, whole genome shotgun sequence contains the following coding sequences:
- the LOC123915123 gene encoding zinc finger CCCH domain-containing protein 33-like, producing MQVFPTEKQKMDNSEFMMYTFKVVSCKIRHSHDWSRCCYVHHGEDSRRRDPRKHHYSSVICPEFSNSWRCSKGESCPFSHGRYEWGLHPSHYRTRFCNNGTECTREVCFFAHKPEEIRRPENSSAYSLPTPLSNSGSAHPFRLRPPTIQMPMNFARNTDLHNEFRTNQNMRRLPGIQVDQRGYPPYSTNSDVIGLPQSRADPSMSSRYDATSKRSQEFIEHSSMPSFNPNLSSATSVSAEPSNLSGWGSGDRKLDWSIPGDELNRRTKLYSSGLGNKSSIPTMAAPNVDDPDVLLSEEPWVESLLKDDDPTSGSDH from the coding sequence ATGCAGGTTTTTCCAACTGAGAAGCAGAAAATGGATAACTCTGAATTCATGATGTACACGTTTAAAGTTGTATCTTGTAAAATACGTCACTCTCATGACTGGAGTAGGTGCTGCTATGTGCATCACGGAGAAGATTCAAGAAGGCGTGATCCAAGAAAGCATCATTATAGCTCTGTCATTTGTCCCGAGTTTAGCAACAGTTGGCGCTGCAGCAAAGGAGAGTCCTGCCCATTTTCTCATGGAAGGTATGAGTGGGGGCTTCACCCTTCTCATTACCGAACCAGGTTTTGCAACAATGGAACTGAATGCACACGAGAGGTGTGCTTCTTTGCTCACAAACCGGAGGAGATTCGCAGGCCAGAAAATTCTTCTGCTTATTCTTTGCCTACACCTCTATCAAATTCAGGTAGTGCTCACCCTTTCAGACTGCGCCCACCAACAATTCAGATGCCGATGAATTTCGCAAGAAACACCGATCTGCACAATGAGTTTCGCACAAACCAGAATATGCGCAGGCTTCCAGGAATCCAGGTGGATCAACGGGGCTATCCTCCATACTCTACAAATTCAGATGTAATTGGATTACCACAATCCAGGGCTGATCCATCTATGAGTTCAAGATATGATGCCACTTCGAAGCGAAGCCAAGAATTTATTGAGCACAGTAGTATGCCGAGTTTTAATCCTAATCTTTCATCTGCTACATCAGTTTCTGCAGAGCCTTCTAACTTATCCGGTTGGGGCTCAGGTGATCGAAAATTAGACTGGTCTATACCTGGTGATGAACTCAATAGGAGGACAAAATTGTATTCTTCTGGCCTTGGAAACAAAAGCAGCATTCCAACAATGGCGGCGCCAAATGTTGATGATCCGGATGTGTTGCTAAGCGAAGAACCATGGGTTGAATCACTTTTGAAGGATGATGACCCAACATCGGGTTCTGATCATTAG